GACAAGGTGGTGAGCATTGCCCGTATTCACACCATAAGAATAATTGGTAATCTGGAAATTTCTGATCACGATGTATGAACGGCCGGGAAGATTCATCCCGATTTTATAATTGCCTCTGTTACCTCCGTCTAACAGGGGCATCACCGATGCATTCAGCGCGTCGCCCATTTGAAAGTTCAGATCCGGTGCATCGCCCGGTGTATTCTGATAACCTTCAAATACGATGGGATTATTTACCGTCCCACTTTTCGCAAAACTAATGTACTCACTTCCGTAATTACCCGCTTTCACATATACCTTATCGCCAGCGGTAACCGGAGATGAACTCCCCGCTGCATAAGAGATTGTTCTCCACGGCTGATCCTTCGTCAAACCGGAACTCGCGTTATCTCCGTTTGGACTTACATAGTAAGTCGTCGCGTTCACGTTCCCAGCAAACAGGACACACAATGCCCCTGCTAAACAAGCTAGTGTTTTCATGCCTTCAAGATTTAGAGATAGAAACTAATTACCCAATAACCGTCATATAATACGTGGCGTTTGTTCCACGGGTTACATGTTATGTTTCGGGGTTTTACCCAACTTCCATCTCTGGCAGCATGCTCCAATATATAAATACTCTACGTATTTCCACTGCAATTTCGAATCATCTTAATAACTTTTTTTACTTTCCCATTCAGGGACGTAATCATTGCAGGACAACGAAAGAGGGTGATCAAGGAAGGAGGACGGGGTTATTGATTCTGCTTTTTTCGGTGGTATAGGGATGCAAGAACCAGGGCAGCCAAACCTGCTGTGATCATTCTTTTCACAAAAACATTGATGGAAGGCATGTGAAATATAGGCAGCAGGTAGAATATCACAATGATGACAAAGATGCTTACCATCGTGACCCAATATCTGCCATCCACATTTTTAATAAGTGTATTTTTTTTGGGTAGCCGTAATAATTGATACAGCACCACCATCCCTCCCACTACCGAACTGACATGCTTCAGGACTTTGTAGACATATATATCCAGACCGAGAATATTCCATTGTTGCGTCAGAAAAGGGATACGTTTAACAAAATGTCCATTCATCGCGGTAAAACTATCCCACAAAAGATGGGTCATCACCCCTATCAATACAGAAAAAATCACCAGTATGATATTTCTTTTAAGGTAGTTCCACCAATCGGATTGAAAATAAATCTCAAATCTCTGACGGAACGCCCGGGGTATGTTCAGAATGAGCTGATCGCGAACCACC
This sequence is a window from Flavobacteriales bacterium. Protein-coding genes within it:
- a CDS encoding DUF4184 family protein; the encoded protein is MGFTFSHPALIVPFKYVPRRWYSVTGLIAGSIAPDFEYFLRLDSQGAFSHTIPGMFLMDIPMAIGLALVFHLVVRDQLILNIPRAFRQRFEIYFQSDWWNYLKRNIILVIFSVLIGVMTHLLWDSFTAMNGHFVKRIPFLTQQWNILGLDIYVYKVLKHVSSVVGGMVVLYQLLRLPKKNTLIKNVDGRYWVTMVSIFVIIVIFYLLPIFHMPSINVFVKRMITAGLAALVLASLYHRKKQNQ